Part of the Anoplolepis gracilipes chromosome 13, ASM4749672v1, whole genome shotgun sequence genome, TCATTACGATGTCCTCTACATTCCATTCAGTatacttacattttttgtatatactgtcatgcaatatttatatttatatatatatatatatatatatatatatatatatttatgtatttttatatatatttttattcatcttttgataattcaaaattaacaaTCACGTTGTCATTTCTccaaattatcatatttttacgcGTACACTTCGGTCGCACACACAAGACGgcgtttttcaaaaataaaggCGCATCCTCAGACGACGACCGTTTGTCGAGATCGCGCTGTCACATTTGCGTGTGCGTTTTGGAACGACGGTCACATTTTCAGTCGGGTCATATGATCGACGTTACGCGAGAATTGACGGGCCGTCATAGGCGTTGACTTGACTTGTCTTTACCACGATTCTCTCGCTCCTGTAGCTGTTTCTAACGGAATTTCTTCGCACGATCGGACTCCTTCGAGAAGAAAACACACGGCTTCACCATGGCACTCAGCGACGCGGATGTCCAGAAGCAGGTTAATAAAGAAATCCCGATTTTGTCTCTCTGTAACGTTGCTTATAGCGagtatcatatatattctcGCGCtctattaatatctttacgattatttattattatgctaCGCTATGCTGTTTTTCGCTAAATATGTGTCCTGGCCTTTTTTCGACACCTAGGCTGCACAGTTACATGGGTATCAGATTCGTAACTTTTGAAattgtatcttatataaatcaGAAACAGAAAGTGGAATTAGTCTGTGGGGCTTTTTTAGATAGAAAATCggatcaataaaatatcatttgtaCAATTTTGACAGCTGCTGAcgatttgttgataaaatctatttctttatttattgtatacatgCATGTTTGTAatgtttctgaaatttttgaataccttttatataacaatcaaACAGGAAAACTTTTGGCTACTACATATGATTTGAAgaacatatgtatttttatctaatctattatatatgcacatatttaaaaagaatatatcatGTATTAAGAAATCTTgaagatttgaaaatattaaatattgtatataattataacaaatctttaaagaaaaaatatattacagatcAAGCATATGATGGCTTTCATAGAACAAGAAGCCAATGAAAAAGCAGAAGAAATAGATGCCAAAGCAGaagaagaatttaatattgaaaaaggaCGTCTAGTACAACAACAGCGTCTTAAGATCATGgaatattatgagaaaaaggaaaaacaagttgaattacaaaaaaagatgtatgtataagaaaatattacattatatactttattgtaataacataagagaattattcaatattaaattaatctatgttaaattttaggaaattgaaaaaatttgattttttaattacttttttgacaaaattgtCAGACTTACAAAGTGGTCTCTAATATATTGtgttgttatataatatttttattcttatagaCAATCTTCAAACATGCTCAATCAAGCTCGATTGAAGACTCTAAAAGTACGTGAAGATCATGTACGCAATGTTCTTGATGAAGCTAGAAAGAGATTAGGGGAAGTAGCTCACAATACGGCGCAATATAGGGAAATTCTTCAGCTATTAATCATCCAAGGCCTCTATCaagtaatatttctataatttaaaataatagaacaaaTTTGTTCTATTTGTTCTactattataacttttattattttattgtgtaactatatacatattgaagaataagtttgataaaatttaagattatttttgtaatgacATAATATGCATTTATGCAGCTAACAGAAGCAAACATTACTCTTCGTGTTCGTCAAGTCGATCTACCTCTCGTAGAATCTCTTCTTGAAACTATTCAGCAACAGTATAAACAGAAGACTAAGAAGGATGTTACCTTGAAAATCGATACTGATAATTTCTTACCCAGTGAAAGTTGTGGAGGTGTAGATTTATTAGCATCCAAAGGTATTACCTCAAAAAGTTTTTGTTGCACTAAtcataaagttattaataatataaaaataatgaaaaaaatatttataatgtatcaaCCTTTGAATTctaattttacttaaactctttgattttaagataattatatatttggtgttattgtatattatattaattaatacgcaaaataatctttatctaTTTTGCAGGACGTATAAAGATCAGCAATACTCTGGAAACCAGATTGGAACTGATAGCGCAACAGTTGATACCCGAAATCCGTTCTGCTTTGTTTGGTTATAATGCTAATCgtaaatttaatgattaaactATTTTCTTTGACAGTTATTTGAGACTCTCCAAAACATTCCCAGCATTAACAGTAAATTGTTATCGcattatcaaatattgtgtagaataaaattagtatGATGTctctaacaaaattttttgtttgatatttttaatgaaatttgatGGATTACTGTGCATATTTATCACTGGAATAGTTGTAAACTGTACATTCTGTAAACTCTTCAAAAACGCCCTTTTATTCTTTCATCTTGCTCCTATTCATCTTTACTCCTAACAGGTAATTGCGACCTAAAATGTGCATAACgatgtatcaaatatttcatcgttaagatatattaattattaaaattacctGTTAAACATTGGTgttcataaataaaacaaagtgTACTTTGTCAGATTTTTGTCGGTTTTCAGTCGATTAGGAATATTAACGTGAGCGAAATGTtacattaatgataataattgatGTTTTTGACCGCTTATGTTGAAATGAATAGCAATGATcacaaaaaagaatatagtACTGTTGGTATGTGCAGAATCgtacaaatatatgaaatgtgctttatgtgtatataagtgtgatacacatttatataccTATAGAGTATATCAGTATGTTATCATgtacattatgtataaatataataatgtattaatatatgagtAGATTATTTGTTGTTGATGTATTAAAGTACCTTTAAAGAGTAGTTCTACAAGAGTATAATGTAATCAAAAACATCGAACCGGTATATTTTAAGCTTATAACATAGgaaataattatgcataaatatgtgtatatataattgtccaaatttttattcactgCAATATTGAATTCattgaatgttatatattcttaaaccTAGATTTATCTATCATATACTCTTGCAAAACTAGTAGGTACTATgttcatattatacatatagacaATATGCTACAATATATAGACTATATTACATGcacatgaataaataaaaaatatcttgaaacttgtttggaaaaattactattgatatttaaatacagtTTGCTATTGACCTGAAAAGTCAATTTACATTCTTTGTTTTACTAGATTGAAGCATACATTCTTGCAATTGATGAgttatttgtacaatattaagataaattaatatattaataagataatgtaatgtataatgCAAACAATTGTATGAGATTTACTAGATAGTATAAAAGAGATTtcgtattacatattacataaaaaatgattcgaaaaattatatattatgtagcaATATGAAGATCAATACAAGCTTCTCCCTCGAGATCTAATGAATTCGGTGTATCAGTTAAACTTATTTGTTCTCcatcaaaataaaactttagacTACTTTCTTTTATACCGAGTTGCTCGGCACAATTAATGAAGAGTGCTTTAAATTGTTGATCTCTCTTAAGAGGAATAGTTAACGATTGCTTTTTATTGGCCGTCTGTACTTTGATAGTACATGTATCTTCATCATCGTCGTTTTTCTTATCCTCTGACAACGCATTCATACCTGGATGCACTATTCCACCATCtgcatataaatgtaaaatgattatattattattattattattattattattattattattattattattattattattattattgtaaaaccAACAATTCGTTTATACCAAGTATATCTATAATTGAAAGTTTGAGCGATGCTGGAGTATCAGTacgattgataattttatcctttttcATGATTAAGATTTCATTCACAGAAACTTTCTCTAAATCAGCATAATATTGGaaaatcttttcaaaattgtcgttctataataagaaaatttgaagATTATACTTAAGGTACTTCTCAAATGCATAAGATGACACAAGAATATAAGCTGATAATCGACACATACTCTATGAATATTTAAGCGATCAATTCTCTTTGATCTCCATaacactttaatatttatctcataATTGTCATCTTTGATAGAAACTTCATCATCTGATAGTGAAATTACATCATTATTACAGGTATTAGGAATTGATTCAGGCTTCTCTTCCGTTAAAACGATTTCTATATCACATTCTAGATCATCAACTGGTTGAACATATTGCTAAAACATATTGatcaaatatgaaaatcacgTAATACTCCTTCTTatgtattaaacatattaataaattttacagataatataaatgtttacttattgataaatatttatttattctaaaaataatataagttaaagtttacaaattttattttaataattatcaaaaacttGAAAGAACTAGAAAGTAAATAGGacatacatgtaaatataaaaaaatattacccTTCCCCTAGTTTGCCTAACAGCATGAGTAGTAATACCTTTATTTCTTCTACTTCTTACCATCCTCCTTTGTATTTGTCTATCATcatcatatatttctttatcatttgtctctttcttatttatcttatcttCTTTACTACTTTGTTCAccatttttttgttcttcaatactgaaaaaatatagagcaaataatagatatttttcatacaatattaaaataataaaatatggcAATACTCATGGTCtgctgtattttattaattaaatactatatttcaaacaatataaattttcataatttctgtAAATACATACTCaatggaaaatatatctatctctGCAGAAGGTTCCTCTTTTTTGAAGCGTTTTTGTTTTAatgctgaaaaaaattgtattttataaaaattatgtatcccaatataatcaaaatattacatatagacATCTCgactttatatttcatataatagcTTTTCATAATCAAAAGGTAAATAAGAAGGTGTACCCATAAATCAAAAGAATATTACCTTTTAAGCGACCAGCAAAATTTGTATATGGATCATCCTCATCCGAAGAGTCATCTACTGccattttattcattacaaaTATTCAtgcaaatagatatataacttcctgaaaaacaaataattcacataaaataatataaaatatttattcacagAAATTTCGAGACTGTTATTCGTTAAATGTAACCTTTATACAAGATCAAATATTGTAAACATGATAATCGAACTAGCAGAGGACAAATCTCTAAAAATGTcgattgtatttaataattttctaataattgttACGATTCTTTTAATTCCTTTCATTGTTccgaaataagatataaacaaATGTCCCAGTTTATTACGAATTTTTTATACCTTCCATCACTTACAATCAACCAATTCTAACTTAATACTAACCTAACCTTTATTTCTTCTACTTCTAACCTAATCTAACTTTGTCATAAGAGAAATAGCAAGAGGTGGAAAAAAGTGCACAACTTTCGAGCCTCGTGCCTCGTCAAAAGGAATCGCAGATAACGCAAACTGAAATCCCGAATAAATGTCGAAAGATAAATTAACATGTAATTATTCATTACAGAGGAAATGTCatacaagtaaaatataatataaagggaaaatgaaaaataagtaatGTACCCTTTTTGTGTTAGATGTTCGGTTCCTTCTGAATTTTTACGTGAATTAATTGCGCTTGATTTACAAAGAGTGGATATACACACGTGCGTAGAAATGGCGGATTACGACGAGAAGTGCGGAGACTGTTCGTTTGATTCTGGCGAGGATAAACAGAAAGGTGTTtgtcttataaaaaaagagtacGTAAATATATAGTGTGGCTTATGTCGATTATTATCAGTGAATTTTATGTGGATATATAACCAagtatttatactttttttaatattgctcctattacacacacatcacaaggtttaaaattgtattgaaaTCTTCATTGATTAGTACTTAaatctttgttatttatattaaaatcttgaaaGATCTATAGTTCTCTTTTCcacaattttctatattaaataatatattagttaaaatgtagaatttcttctcatattaaatatataaataatatttctatatttaccatatgtgtatgtatgtgtgtgtgtaaaaattatttgagataTTATTTTGGATATTATTGcgtttgcaaattaatttttgcatgtaATTCAACATATCTCTTAGTGGTAAACAGTTATAGctgttacattattttttattttatttcatttgtcattttattttatttgctatcTCACAATTCACATATGATATTGCAGATTTGTTATCGAAGATCACGTGAGACAATTAAACGAACAACGATTGACAGAGACAGATAAGGAGAAAATATCTGTAAATGCAAACACGGAAGATGCAAATACATCATTGGATGAAATACCTGCTAAGAAACTCAAACTGGAAGAAAAGAAGGAGAAGCTCAGGGGTCAAAATAAGGCCAGGCCAGTCCCATTCAAAATTTCGAGGGAACTACACCTTTGTCCTTGGATTGCGGATCAAACTACAGATGAACCTGAAAAAAAATGCCAGAATCAACGCTGCACGTTTCTGCATGATTGGAAGGAGTATTTGAAAATCAGACCGCAGGATATTGCTGCAGAATGTTACCTTTTTAATTTGACCGGCAAGTGTCCAAGAGGAATCACATGCAGAATGGGCTCACAACATATTACCAAGGATGGCTTCAACATCATTGACGAGAAGAAATTCGAGGAATACACGAACCGCCCGCCAGCCATAAAAAATCACTTATCCAAGGACCTGCAAAACAAATTGCGCAagcgtaattttaatttttccaaagcGGAAGCGATCGTCAAAGTTAACGATCCATCTAAGAACAAGACGCAACTAAATAATTCAGATAATGAAACAGAggagaaaaaacaaataaataattttaattgtaataactCGCTTGATAGTACAAAGGAATTGAAACTCGGACCCGTGGATGACAGCGATTTGATCAAATTACGACAGGCAGAGAAGAAGAGGATCGATTGGAATGGCAAAATACTGCTGAGTCCTTTAACGACAGTGGGCAATTTGCCGTTTCGAAGGATTTGCAAAGAATACGGGGCCGATATCACCTGCGGCGAGATGGCATTGGCACCGAAGATACTGAAGGCTGCGCAAGAAGAGTGGGCGTTGGTGAAGCGACATGAGAGCGAGGATATCTTCGGCGTGCAGCTTTGCGGTAATAATCCGGGAGTATTGACGCGATGTGCCCAATTGTTGAATCAGGAGATCGACGTGGACTTCATAGATTTGAATCTTGGTTGCCCGATCGATCTAATTTACAGAAAGGGTGGCGGTAGTGGTATGCTTAATCGACTGCATGTACTCGAGAGCGTGGTAAAGTCTATTAGCCAAGTATTGGACATACCGTTATCTGTCAAAACCAGAACTGGAGTCTATATAGATAAACCGATCGCTCATAAATTGATGCCGAGATTTCGAGACTGGGGTGCATCTATGATTACTGTAAGTTCATTGAatttatgtttcttatatCTTTGTTCTTGTAAATCATTCACATCTATCTGTAAAGAGTACATCTTttcaaaagcaaaaaattttcttcgatAAATCTCTACGTTAAAATtcagttatatatgtatatgttttataacaCTGTagagtaaaatattcatatgttaattacacaaaaatattaaaaagaaattattacttGTCTTGAGTAAAAAGATCAGATATCTAATGTTTTCAAAAAGCTCaaaggattattttttttcagcttTTATTAATGTTCGGCGATTCTTCCAGGTTCACGGCAGGTCCCGTGAACAAAGATACACGAAACTGGCCGATTGGAATTACATAGAGAAATGCGCTGTGGCAGCGCAGCCGATACCCGTGTTCGGAAACGGTGATATCCTGTCTTTCGATGACTATCAGCGAATGAGAAAGGTCTGCAGTTCGGTGGAGGGTGTCACTATCGGACGCGGGGCATTGATTAAGCCGTGGATCTTCACCGAGATAAAGGAGAGAAAATTGATCGATATCTCGAGCGCTGAGAGATTTGATATTCTCAAGAAGTATGCAAATTACGGGCTTGAACACTGGGGATCAGATACACGTGGCGTCGAAACCACCAGAAGATTCATGTTGGAATGGATCTCTTTCCTTCACAGGCAAGTTTGCTTTGAGAGAAGAGTCCTCTCAGCTGTTGCaatatttctcatttacaTGCATACActtatattttgaaacatgTTGCAGATATATTCCTGTGGGAATTCTGGAAAGACCGCCACAAAAAATTAACGAGAGGCCACCATTCTACAGAGGTCGCGATGATATGGAGACATTAATGGCCAGTTCCAATTGCGCCGATTGGGTGAAGTTATCGTAAGGCCATTTTTCGAGACTATTAGTTTTTATTGAGAGAATCATAAACTCTcacgatattaataatttcatttatttctagCGAGATGTTGCTCGGAAAAGTGCCTGATGGATTTCATTTCTTACCAAAGCATAAGGCAAATTCGTGGAAGTAACAtctattacaagaaaaaattatagagaaaCATTCTCGAGTCAAATAATTTAGTCGAACGTTCTTGTACAATTTTTCACAACAAATAcaagaagaaagaaggatCGATCACGGTAAAATGTAATGTTGAATGcgatatttgttatatatttcattcacatatttgcttttataatacaataaataaatatttttgagaaagaTTTTGtttgatacaaatatattcaaacgatgaatttttgtactCTATAGCGAAAACTTCggtaatatatgaattttctaTTGAATCAGTAATGATCGTTTATCTCGCCGAGGGTAGTGACCGGCCACATACAGTCACAATCACTGGCGATTTCCATGGTATAAGGTTCCCAACATTCGTCTTCCCAACGACGTCTGACAAGGGATATGATCCGACTTCTTTGCACGCAGTGAAATATCGGATAAACGCATTTCTGAagcatacaaaaaatattaaatatcttagattataaaatttagttgaataaaaaacaaattctttattaaattaagaacgttttaagttttaaaattatttggtaatatttaatcaagtcttttcatttttatttcaagccATATTTTTCGTGCGTTAAACTGTCTTGAGTTATTTACATCACTTCTAAGTTTACCTGTTGCGATGGGCCCGTCATCATTCTTTCATTGTTATCAGGCAATGAATAACCCTTACAGTAGACTGCGTGATAATGCGGAGGTTGATACTCGTAATCGGGATCGGCAATTTCCACTCTTCTCGTTTCTGTCTCGCAAAGACTGCGATATTCCTAAGGAAAAGAGTTGATTAATATAGacatttatcttataatatatgatgcAACATATAAACGGAGagatttaaattagaaatgaaCATGTAGAagaatagatgaattaaaaggaatcatttcttttacatttttctttgcaatttaatttttaatttttcttttaaaatattccttaatatttttctttatgaaaaataattaatcttcgaaattaaaattcactAACGGCAATCAAATTTCTGCTATCTCTGTTTAACTGCTGCAGTTTGTTCACCCCAGTTTCCGCGTTATAATGTTCCTCTGGTAGATAAGAAACTTCTCTCAACGATATGTCACGTAGATTCTGGTAGTAGAGTTCAGGATCCAAGCTCTCTTTAATCAGCTGAGTGAGATTCAATCGTCTACTCAGCACGTAAGACACGTGGTTAAGAATAAAGAATTCGGCAATCTGTAAGAGATATAGTTTACAAATGAGTAgacaaaaaaatggaaaaaatttcaaaatccaactttttttactatactttttcttttagataaaataaatattatacaaataacatatattaatattgcaaaaaaaaataatatattatattcgattatttttatcaatgatTCAAAATCACCGATTCGCTCTCAAATATTGCGTATTGCGTCATTGATAAAACCTAAACCTTCGATGGAGGTCTCAGTCAGTAGCCTTTAGCGACCCATCAAACTTGATGATGCGTAAATCGCGCGCGCGGAGGGTCCACTCCACAAATGGGAATGGAGCTGGGATGAATCATTCGCGTTTATAGAGTACTGCAAACTGGCGAAATTGTTTCACGTTGTTTGTCTGTCATAGATGAAACACGATATGCGGCAATCTctaatttctcttcttttatttgtccggttttaattttctttgaagAAACATTAtccttaaattttatcttttaacgggtcgcaaaaaataatttcttaaagacatttgtcaaaaaatttttcttttgaaattttgttagtataaattagaattttatttagaataaatttttttttctaaaagagaaagtaattaaaaattttgtgcgatgcaaattttcaaatataatttcaatgagATTTATAGGTAatcacaaatttaaatttaacattcaaAATGACAGAATGAAACGAGTTATAGGTATTACTACACGTAATAAATGCACTGATAAGAACGGATTTATCAATAGGAACGGCTTTCTCGCGAAGATCGGTATTAGTTGGTTCGCAAGGTCGGCATGATTGAGCTGTGTGTGTCGTATGATACAAATTATTCTTCCCCGCGTCATCAAGTTAATTCATGATACCACCGAAGTGACGACAGAACATACGCACGAGATAATGCGTTCTTCCAGCTGCGTGGTTTTCTTCAATTCCAAGCAACAGAGCCAATAAACGTCATCATAAGCGATGATAGATCAATGATTGATTTCCTTGAAAATAAAgggcaaagaaaaaaattgcaggatctttaaattaagtttaaatcAAAAGCCTTTCTCATTCATCCTATACGAAAGAATTTaaccaaaatttaaaaaaaagacgtCCAATTTTCCTCGTCGACAAATTAtcgaaatgtcaaaataaaaaatttaattaagagatttcaaaatatttagatataatagCACTCTTTGAAAGTTTTTCTCgtagaaaatgaaataaaatattttgaaaaaagttaaataaagaaaaaaagataacgtGATGCACTGTTTATCTTGAAAgggatatttatgaaaaaggaggaagaaaaagataaaatgatcAAGAAGGTGGGGGAAAACGTGGACACTATGTGCGGCTGACTTTCAGCATCAGTGATGTACGCTGTATTACATACACGCATCAACTGTACCAATGTGGGGTAAGTAGTTATTCAATTGACAGTGCCCCCGTCTGACATACATAGTTCGGTCACGACGGCGGGCACAGGAGGATCCTACGTCTCCTCCACTGAATACTAGCTGACAGCTAGCGAGAATAGTTTCCTCGAAATTGCGCTTGTGTTTCTTCGCTCTGTCTTTTTGAAATCGCGTCGACGTCATCGCATGTGTCTCTGACGGAGTTTTCATATTACCTTATAATTGAAAGATAGTATAAAAGAATCGATGTCGACAGAGGGATCGTGCATTGTGACATAGAGATAATGTCGAGCCGGCCAGCGTGTTTAGATGATCGGTGTTTTATCTGCGATGAAATGAGCTCAGTCAGTTGACGATTATCAGTGAGACAGACAATTTTGAAGATTTTCATTGAATACGTGGTCATTGATTTTCGACGGAAGAAGAcgaaaagaagagagattGACGAGATTCCAGTTCGCATATCCTGTAGAATATCCACGATTGAGATGCCATCGGGCTGACACCCCATGCTATGGCAGCCGATCTTTACGCGAACGGCTCTGTGAAGTCAACGTCTGCCAGGTGAGACACATTTTGGAGAATAGACGACATTACACGTATCgacgttttaaaaaaagttagacGTTATTAACGTGTCCGTTTGATTTTGTGCTTTATTGGTTGAAATGTGTGGACTTCACTTTTTTTAGTGCGACAAAGTTAGATGAGcacatatttaacattataaatttatctatttctaaATCACTTCAcgagtaattatataaaaataaaagtgaacCAAATCACATAGCAGATGttgatgaaagaaaagaatttattattttgaaggaCTATTTTGACTGGTTTGAGAAAAATTGGTAAGCAACGGACAAAGGTCCACATTCTCAAAGTAAACGCGGTAATCCGCTTCTGAGTTTTATTTGCCTATCAAGATGGCATTCAATGTCAACG contains:
- the Vha26 gene encoding V-type proton ATPase subunit E, giving the protein MALSDADVQKQIKHMMAFIEQEANEKAEEIDAKAEEEFNIEKGRLVQQQRLKIMEYYEKKEKQVELQKKIQSSNMLNQARLKTLKVREDHVRNVLDEARKRLGEVAHNTAQYREILQLLIIQGLYQLTEANITLRVRQVDLPLVESLLETIQQQYKQKTKKDVTLKIDTDNFLPSESCGGVDLLASKGRIKISNTLETRLELIAQQLIPEIRSALFGYNANRKFND
- the Rad60 gene encoding DNA repair protein Rad60 isoform X1; this translates as MNKMAVDDSSDEDDPYTNFAGRLKALKQKRFKKEEPSAEIDIFSIDIEEQKNGEQSSKEDKINKKETNDKEIYDDDRQIQRRMVRSRRNKGITTHAVRQTRGRQYVQPVDDLECDIEIVLTEEKPESIPNTCNNDVISLSDDEVSIKDDNYEINIKVLWRSKRIDRLNIHRNDNFEKIFQYYADLEKVSVNEILIMKKDKIINRTDTPASLKLSIIDILDGGIVHPGMNALSEDKKNDDDEDTCTIKVQTANKKQSLTIPLKRDQQFKALFINCAEQLGIKESSLKFYFDGEQISLTDTPNSLDLEGEACIDLHIAT
- the Rad60 gene encoding DNA repair protein Rad60 isoform X2, which translates into the protein MNKMAVDDSSDEDDPYTNFAGRLKALKQKRFKKEEPSAEIDIFSIDIEEQKNGEQSSKEDKINKKETNDKEIYDDDRQIQRRMQYVQPVDDLECDIEIVLTEEKPESIPNTCNNDVISLSDDEVSIKDDNYEINIKVLWRSKRIDRLNIHRNDNFEKIFQYYADLEKVSVNEILIMKKDKIINRTDTPASLKLSIIDILDGGIVHPGMNALSEDKKNDDDEDTCTIKVQTANKKQSLTIPLKRDQQFKALFINCAEQLGIKESSLKFYFDGEQISLTDTPNSLDLEGEACIDLHIAT
- the Rad60 gene encoding uncharacterized protein Rad60 isoform X3 translates to MNKMAVDDSSDEDDPYTNFAGRLKALKQKRFKKEEPSAEIDIFSIDIEEQKNGEQSSKEDKINKKETNDKEIYDDDRQIQRRMVRSRRNKGITTHAVRQTRGRQYVQPVDDLECDIEIVLTEEKPESIPNTCNNDVISLSDDEVSIKDDNYEINIKVLWRSKRIDRLNIHRNDNFEKIFQYYADLEKVSVNEILIMKKDKIINRTDTPASLKLSIIDILGINELWWNSASRYECVVRG
- the Dus3 gene encoding tRNA-dihydrouridine(47) synthase [NAD(P)(+)]-like: MADYDEKCGDCSFDSGEDKQKGVCLIKKEFVIEDHVRQLNEQRLTETDKEKISVNANTEDANTSLDEIPAKKLKLEEKKEKLRGQNKARPVPFKISRELHLCPWIADQTTDEPEKKCQNQRCTFLHDWKEYLKIRPQDIAAECYLFNLTGKCPRGITCRMGSQHITKDGFNIIDEKKFEEYTNRPPAIKNHLSKDLQNKLRKRNFNFSKAEAIVKVNDPSKNKTQLNNSDNETEEKKQINNFNCNNSLDSTKELKLGPVDDSDLIKLRQAEKKRIDWNGKILLSPLTTVGNLPFRRICKEYGADITCGEMALAPKILKAAQEEWALVKRHESEDIFGVQLCGNNPGVLTRCAQLLNQEIDVDFIDLNLGCPIDLIYRKGGGSGMLNRLHVLESVVKSISQVLDIPLSVKTRTGVYIDKPIAHKLMPRFRDWGASMITVHGRSREQRYTKLADWNYIEKCAVAAQPIPVFGNGDILSFDDYQRMRKVCSSVEGVTIGRGALIKPWIFTEIKERKLIDISSAERFDILKKYANYGLEHWGSDTRGVETTRRFMLEWISFLHRYIPVGILERPPQKINERPPFYRGRDDMETLMASSNCADWVKLSEMLLGKVPDGFHFLPKHKANSWK
- the LOC140672672 gene encoding uncharacterized protein isoform X2 — encoded protein: MFREMNILIIAEFFILNHVSYVLSRRLNLTQLIKESLDPELYYQNLRDISLREVSYLPEEHYNAETGVNKLQQLNRDSRNLIAEYRSLCETETRRVEIADPDYEYQPPHYHAVYCKGYSLPDNNERMMTGPSQQKCVYPIFHCVQRSRIISLVRRRWEDECWEPYTMEIASDCDCMWPVTTLGEINDHY
- the LOC140672672 gene encoding uncharacterized protein isoform X1, which translates into the protein MTQYAIFESESIAEFFILNHVSYVLSRRLNLTQLIKESLDPELYYQNLRDISLREVSYLPEEHYNAETGVNKLQQLNRDSRNLIAEYRSLCETETRRVEIADPDYEYQPPHYHAVYCKGYSLPDNNERMMTGPSQQKCVYPIFHCVQRSRIISLVRRRWEDECWEPYTMEIASDCDCMWPVTTLGEINDHY